A window of Nicotiana sylvestris chromosome 8, ASM39365v2, whole genome shotgun sequence genomic DNA:
tcgGACCAGGCCAGTTTTTCTCCAGGCCTAAGCCAAAAAATACCCTTACCCAGTCCTATAACCGGCCCATACCCGTCCCTCCCCTGACCCAATCTGCTCCATTACAAAACGACATTGTTTGGTCGTTAATTGATCCTGGCCGTCTAAGATaattagatcaacgaccaggattcaATCCCCTAATTTCAGTTACCCCCAAACCCTTACCACAATTTTATTTACCAAAAATAACCTCCCACCCCTTCGTCTCTCTCTCAACAAACCAGACGACCCAAAAACCCTAGTTAGCCGCCCTAAAAAtcctccaccaaaacccggcaGCCCCTTCTCCGGTCCCgaccaaaatcacacccctgaaccaccatgcCATCCCCTCTCCGAATCCACACTCATTTTTCTTCAAATAATCCCCGAGCCcttcgaatattagatcgaaaAATCTGTCCGGAACCTTGGTTCGTCTAATCgaccccaaatcaacaccataTGACCCCCGTGACTCCTTCATACCGTACTTATCATGGATTTCCTTTGAATTGGACCAAATCGCGTCGAATATCAAGTTTAAGTTCGAGCCTCAGAACCCTAAATTGGGACCAGCACACAAGGGGTCGTTCATTTGGATCTTTTGGTTTGTTCGAGTCTGTTTCAGCACAAAATAATGACGCCCGTTTGTTCTCCAACAAGAACAAACGTTTGGCATTATATTGTGTTGACTCGGAATGTCGATTCCCAGTTCAAGCCTAGCCGGTGAGTCTTTCTAATTTTGTTTATTCTATTGTCAATCTCTCCCCATCTTTTCTTCTTTCCTCTGGTCATTCTGAAACTCGACCAGTCCTCTGTTTTGGCGTGTTGTTTATTCGACCATCTTTGTTTATCAAGAACAAACGTTTGGCATTTGGTTGATTAGCATATGTTGTGAACTGTTTAATCGtttaaatagtttcgtcgattagttcgTTCATGTTTGTAGTTTAGCTGTTCTCTTCGAGTTATTTGATGTTagttgtttcatttttctgatcCTTATGTATTCTCAGCTTCAGAGGTTCATTGTTAATTTGATTCCGCTACCTGAAtccatttgcatttttaattcaTTGAGTTCAAATCAATCCAGAGCTTAAGGTAGAAACTCAGGGAGGCTTTAATTTGAAAGTAGAATGGAGGGTAACAGGACAACATGGCTGTCAAGTCACGCTTGAtttaaaaagaggaaaaataccCATTCTAGGAAGTAAAATAAGAATGGACATGggttagtggggaacaagtgaattaaaaaagAGATTAGACACATAGTAATGGGCTGTCAGGGAACATCATGGCATAATGGCTTAATTAATTGGTCTTATTACTCATAAGGGTTGAGAAGAGGTCTGTTATGGTATAAAATGGGGGGGAGATGACAGAGTGAAGGGGGTTCTTTAATCAATCTAAGGGAGTTCTTTGGAGAGCTGAAAAAATCAGTTTTGAGCTTGACAAAAGAAAGTAAGTTTTGAGAGTTGAGGATTAGTTCTTGAAAGTTTAATCAGTTTTTAGAGTTTGTTTTCTTCAGTGCTTTAAGTCCTTTTCAGTTGTGAGGGAGGTACTGTTCTATTGAGAAATACTGTTCCATTGAGAAATTGTGAACTTTGCTAGTTGTTTTCCATAACTTGTTGGTTGTTGAGTTGAATCACTGGTGGTTGAAGTTCAGAGTTTCATTTCAAGTAGCCTTGGGTCCAATTAAACTAGTTTTGGTACGAGTAGTGGTCAGTTGACATTTTCAAGTGTTTGCTGGGTATCTTCAAGTCTAAACTGGTCTATCCGAGCTAATTCTGGGGTTatttgctggttattgttgttgagaTTTGCTGAGTTGTTCCTGTTAGCTGTTAAAACTGCTGCTGACCCTGTTCTTTCTTCTATCTCCTTGTAATTCCAGGTATTTTTCTACAACTTCTATTGATGTATGAAAAACTGAATCAGGCCAATGTATAGTTGATATTTGAATAAATGGCATAAGGCTTCTGTTAATCTAATTTCAGCTCATTTAGTAGTCAATTAAATGCACAGTGGTAGTGATAGGGACTTAGACTATTTGAACATTTATAATTTGTGTAAACTCTGGACTGTATTGACTGATGGTTTGTTGAACATGAGTTTGCTCGTTTGAACTATTAATTGTTGTGTTTGTGTATTTAgagatacttatgtgttttagggGGGTACTAGTAGTAATTGACTCCTTATTGGATTAATAGTGCCTGTTGGTTTTTAGCATATTTCTGTGTGTCATAAATCAGCCTAAAAACATTACAAATTGTAATCCAGTGGACTGTGAAATGTCGAAGTAGTGTAATTATTTCTTATGATTGTAGGGGTTTCATATCTAGTAGTGGTAATGTGAGGGGGTTTAAGATCCTAAGTTCTAATTGCTACGTGAGAATGTGAAATCAAAAGCTAAGGGTAAATGTGTAGCTTCATATCTGATAGGAACAAGCAAACAGTGAAGAGTTATGTGCTGGAAATGATAATTGAACTTGTGTTAAAGTCTATGGGTTAAAATGATGTCAAGGTCAAAATGCAAAAATCAGGATTTCTGAATTGGCGCAAGTATAAAGATTAAATTTGCCGATTAGTTACATTCATACAATAGTTGATTAAACTGGGCTGCTGTAATTCCTACGGCCCAAATGACTCTTGACCAGGCCTATGACATCTCATGTGTTCCCCAATAATCAGACCTGCTGATAATCAAAACCACAAGGAAAAAATCCGTAAGGAATTTGGACGCTTAGGAGTCCCAACGAGATAGTTTTTTTTTGGATAAGACTTGGGCCTGAACTTGTTTAAGGCCCGACCTCGGGCACATTTTTCCCCTGTACAGTTGAAtaaatctttttttcttttggattgTTATTAAGACCAATTTGTTGAAGGTCATGTGATGTATATTAGAGTTTTCTTGATTTCATATCATGATGCAATACGTTCAATGCCGGTCCATGCAAGTTAATTAGGACCTTTGTTCCaatttttttagagacaaacaaagataggaaatcatagttgcttttaggtttgcctttaaataaaaatgagatgagcctcacccaaataaaacgcataaattgcggggccctcgttaaatgtatatattaaaaatatttagatTCAGGGAcggaccgtttagtgaatttcacggattttccccaaagtaataacacGTTAGTATCCTTaggtgcgtatttaataatattatcttcctaaactcgggtgcacatttatgtgacccaaatccaaatctcaacgaagttggaacgcatcgaaaattgcgggtacatttatgtggcgcaattcgagatgcattctcacgacgttgcaattctttgaaaataataataataaaagcggtaaacagttaaaacttgcacataggattcaacatgtattaaaatcagataaacaagccgaatgtgacagttgagtgaccgtgctagaacacggaactcggaaatgcctaataccttctcctgggttaacaaaattccttacttagatttctggttcgcggactgtaatacagagtcaatcttttcctcgattcgggattcaaccggtgacttgggacaccataaatctcctaagtggtgactctgaattaaataataaatctcgtttcgattgtcctttaatttgaaaaactcccctctgcgcccctttgcgggtgcgggtgaaaaaggaggtgtgacagctctggcgactctgctggggaccagagcccagaatctctggttcagggttcaagaattcgagcttagatgaattgttatatttggctttgtttattatctgatttttacatgtttgggcctaaggtgctaaatgttgtttttaccgctttgatattatctgaactgtatataaactgtgctgaaacccttctcttcttacctccggggatgagcttgttggtcgaggctccctattctgttagtgtcaatacctgaaaaaagaaagaggccggacaagttacaaagtcggacgatcccgcgggtccccggtacgtaaccccctcctcgactcgagttgtccgctcgggtacacactctagaacaaatacccaggttataaacctagaatagctcagcttcatgccagatccctagtaggaacgttcgtttgcatcacgtgcatttaactttgtaggctcaacacaggggttgggtctgtctaggacaggtgtaccaaaaatgaaaaagaccatcctggtgcatcttacttgctacttgtgcattcatttgcttcggatttgcatgctgaccgacttttgaatatttttacgagggttaagagagttaattgcatattttggaaaaaaaccaatgtccaaatagtgtcgaaactctaccgaatttttgagaaaattgaaaaaaaaaaaatatatatatatatatatatatatatatatatatatatatatatatatatatatatatatatatatatatatatatatatatatatattaaatatatatatatatatagttttatctaccaatgaaaagagtctggttttcaaaaagaagtttgttttatcggcccgaactacgccggtttgattctcaccggatgtgagatacgtaggcaaccctcatcgggtccaacctcccctttacaaaaatagccaaaaaatgtcaaattttgattgtcaacataaataagtcgggtgatgtcgtttttggcaagaatagccgaatgttcccaaaagggataccggaaggctgactttgcataaacagccacttatagtcatttttggatttttgaccggttgactcacacagccttaaaatcttcattctcgaagtgctgaaaggccgtatttgcgaaatcgggtttttattttatttttgaaaaaatgtgtgttaattttatttttgagtcaaataagtcttaaattttaacaccctaataaatgtgcagaatgagcacagaTCAGAATTTACTCGTAACAatagtgaacaagatccctttggagttgcacatgtggtgggatgacttgggcgaatcagaGCGCGACACGGTCAAGTAtacttgggaggcctcactgggtggCTGAAAACTAATCctcgggggatatcataaaggctttggttacatttttgGAACACGGCCCACaatgtattccacttctcagattttatATGcgccccaaccttagaagaggtagcaggttatatggacattactgaggggctaaggcacaaatatctggtTCCTCCAAGAGCCGTCAATACGTGCCAGTTCACGGACctactgaagataagcaagggagtcccgtgcGCTGAGTCGGATAAAGTTTTTCTACTCTGCAGTTCATGAgcatataggagggttcaacgatccAAATAGTGGGGTTGGCAGCAAAGGAAAtcggacaaaatgggatgaacataggcggttcgccttcatggtagcattctggGGGCAtggtggtgtttccccgaaaagacagaaatattgatttaaCGCTGGCAGGAGTCGTCAAAACTCGGATTACCAGCAATAAAAGCACGTTTGCCCATAATGGTATCCAAGATGTACCAAGCCCCCACATCTTGTAAAGACgaggcagatttcttcgaggggtACATAAGCGCAAGCAAAGCATACGTGGCAAATAAAGAGGGACTATGGAGGGAACATCGCTATATTGAGaaaaacaatatccactctcaaatAGCGGATCTTTAGACAAGCCCGAGATGACGGAAcagataggaagcgctactatgatctGATGGCCCGGATGGAGAAACAGATGGATGAGTTTCAAGACCAACTCTTTTACAACGCTCAAGTGTGGGGGATACGGAATCAACACATATAGTGATTGCCTATGaaaagggacagaatcaagggaagaatcgatgatatcgggcactacatcaccataaagtgcctagcttgtgaggatatgtcccgtaccaccttctttgcttcaaaaATGATTCATGTCCACCAGGTTATGGAAGATTTAAAAGATCTACAGAGGGGCCGTGCACCGaaacccgcggcgaggccaaACAACGCCTCGTGGGCGCCCAAAATTAAAAACTCTGAGACTCACAGTTTGAAGTCTGTATGTTCtttgtcttcagagtctgttgtctgttggAGTTTGTAATTTCCCTTTTGCATAAAGTCTATATTCCGTGTCAAGTCCGTCAGTTTCCTTTCAAAAagtgttttgccttgtaataaatcGTTTTACTAATGAAGatcgaaaaatccaaaaatggtgtctttgtTTTTTTCGCACTTGTagtcagaactacgcacggtctgattcatgcggggacatgatacgtaggcaatccacataataTTCGACCaccatcaaaaagaaaaaatatatatatagaaaagataaaaaatgagaaaacaaagaaaataaaggaaagcgttcaaaaggagcacaattataagaagccggaatgatgcacgtaactgaagcaaatgcatgatagaaagggttaactgcctagttgcattgcatcctcaatatgtgttttcctatctgttaaaaaccctaacgctaacctgttgctctcattttgttctttttcaatCTTTAGAAAGGTGATTGGTTGTGGTTCTAAAGGTAAcgcttccctgcaacacaaaggcaaaagacaatggcagagaaTAACAGAACTGGGTGGGTTGGTACCGATGCCCGAAAATGGCTGGTTGAACAGGaatacgggttggtagaagaggtaaaaatgttaAGACagcacatggcggacatgtatcaggcctggataactgcgaaggcaccacccccgccaccaactagcttcctaaatgctacccttacccaaacaccggtcataGTGCCaaatgatcccccatactctccagattcacccgcttaccatggctttcccaaccaccctagtagctccatcactcatcttccaattacctttcctaaAAATTGCCCTCCTATCTTTTCTACCATCCCCAACGATgagcacccactcaaagctcacaatgcccaatattacccttcagaggttgcccacaaagttCCCAACACATGCAAACAGAGCCTTCACGATAAATTGCacgttgaaaatgaaaggttcacaggaagagaagggaaagatgggatacccaggaagctgaaaggcatagaacaatccttgaaaaacaaacaaggaagggaagaccaaggtagcatgacttacaaagaactgtctgtgtcccctaacgTTCGCCCACCCGTGGGTTTCAAAGTGCCAatatttaacttgtatgatgggtgtggagatccgatAGATCACCTGAGGgtctattgcagtgaaatgagaagtgttggtgaGAAAGATGacctgttgatggcatatttcagtacgagcctgactggggcagctttagaCTGGTATATTCaccaagatgttggtaagtggcctacattgggtgaaatggctcaagattttgttcaacACTTTCAGTACAAATCAGGCATTACCCCAGATCGTTCCTCCCTATCCAAAATGGAAAAGAAGtcagaggaaagctttagggagtttgggctcagatggagagagcaagttgttcgagtcaataccccgattgatgaagaagaaatggttgagcttttcctataAGCCCAGGgccccacctacttcagtcatttgatccaggcattgggaaagcctttcaaagatgcgttaaaaatgggggagctggtagaagagggaatcaagtcaggcaaaattatGAGTTGTtggaaagacattcagaacaccccagtaagtttgggtggaagaaagagaaatagaaaagatgatctgatgggctttcccgatcaacacttcctgcctcgacatcgtccccatagatatccttgtgcaccaggtgatcctccccaatgccatttctctccacggaactcccaaaatcgtgcatcactttcccagtacccagctccacaaaatgcctatccacccccacaagcctaccgaaagccctctggatcaggttttcggccaatcaagcatttaagaatgagaggttgctgaaaaaagaaaaggctttcacccctattggaggatcatatgccggtttgttccaaaagtggaagcaattggacatgttgaagctgattcatataaaaatgccaaaccctctgtcaaagaagattgatttttctcgaaggtgcgcatattgctcagatgcaccgggacatgacacagagaagtgttggaagctgaagaaagcaattcagaagcttattgatgcaggtgacattgtcgtgcaaaatccagatgcaacagacactagccaaagtccatcgcctattCGTAGTGGGATGCATaggttgaatatgacttgttttgaaaaggagtatgagaattcttctgagatcctcggaggtccgtgcgttgcaaagttttcagtgctatcagaggttgctCTTAAGAATGAGcccgcaaagggaacccaaaagcaatttgttaagaacagtGAGATGGAAGTTAGTGGAGGTCCCAGTAAGGTTGATgccgaattcagtggctaagatgccgagcttggcaattggaaagacgctcctttcttggttggtcagggaggagttttggtggttcattttgttatcattttctgttgtccgggttatttgtagggttgtaatccggacattgtcttgtgtcaaacccccttatccttccattttgtcatagtggtttgtttagtattgtttagGATTGTTTTAGCtttgttccaaggttgtaccccagttgttttgcttgtttcgttATACGAACTGTTTCACcgtttgtctaatgcaaattccggtcttttgatacctccagtcatcttctttgttcAGTTCTTTTTTGTCCTTTTGGTTTTGTCTTTGTTCaacaccgattctagtgacatgacatgcgcgcacagtttgggcttaatcttaagagttaattataaagtcattgggagatgatcgggacacttaagggaaaGAAGAACagcttgagatcatttgaagcccgagccacgtgaaactggggcaagtaaaacatcaagaaaaaccataaaagcaagttagTCATATTAACAAGGGGGCCATTCATGGTAATgaaagtgagagtattgcccaatggtgctttaaaaatgacaaatggaaaggcgaatgtgtggatatggttatcaagtccggcacaatcagaagatgtggcgaatgtttaattgtgttgtttgtgtttggcatgttttgaagattggaatgatgaaggcattttattcttctatctaaacactttatccttcgttaaccctttgagccttattggttttctttcatacccctcgttcggaatcagtagcaaagattagaaaacacaagcatggaagatagaaaaagaaaaagaaaaaaaaaggaaaagaaaacaacagaaacaacaaaacaacaaaagaaaaggagaaaggagaaatgagcaaaagaaaaagaaaaagaaaaggaaaagaaaataataaataagtggaaaggaaaacaaaaaggaattgggaactacgtttgacctgattcctcaaagaggatacgtaggcgcttcacggctcggtcatagtgtaacaaaaaatcaaaaatccccaagcaagaaactggggcagaagttgtgtttgatgtaaagaaatctggttccgaaggttg
This region includes:
- the LOC138874915 gene encoding uncharacterized protein, with translation MAENNRTGWVGTDARKWLVEQEYGLVEEVKMLRQHMADMYQAWITAKAPPPPPTSFLNATLTQTPVIVPNDPPYSPDSPAYHGFPNHPSSSITHLPITFPKNCPPIFSTIPNDEHPLKAHNAQYYPSEVAHKVPNTCKQSLHDKLHVENERFTGREGKDGIPRKLKGIEQSLKNKQGREDQGSMTYKELSVSPNVRPPVGFKVPIFNLYDGCGDPIDHLRVYCSEMRSVGEKDDLLMAYFSTSLTGAALDWYIHQDVGKWPTLGEMAQDFVQHFQYKSGITPDRSSLSKMEKKSEESFREFGLRWREQVVRVNTPIDEEEMVELFL